GTCAGGATGTTGGGGATGGCTTTGTAGGCAGGGGCCATGACGTCTTCCGTTGCAACACGCCCGGTGTGCCATGGTTCGCGGCCAGAGGCGAGGGCGGGGTAAGCCGCGGGGCTGGCGTCAGTCCAGCCGCTCGAACCGTCCCGGCCCCGTCAGCTTGGACAGAATGCCCAACGCGATGCCGAAGTGCAGGCCGCTGAGCTTCAGTTCGCCCGCCGCCTCCTTCTCCGCGATCCAGGGGAAGGTGCGCAGGTTGTCAAGCGACAGGCGCACCACGGCTTCCTCGGCCGCGCATTCGACCTGGTCGTCGGGCAGGGCCTGGACTGCGCGCCGCACGCTGGGGGCGGCCTGTTCGACCCAGGGGGCGACAAAGTCCTGACAGTTGGCGGGGGCGCCGTTCAGCATGGCGTTCACCCCGCCGCATGAGGCGTGACCCATGACGACGACGTGCCGGACCTTCAGCACATTGACGCCAAACTCCAGCGCCGCCGAGACGCCGTGCAGCTTTCCGTCCGGCTCATAGGGCGGGACCAGGTTGGCGACGTTGCGCACCACGAACAGCTCGCCCGGGGCCGTGTCGAAGATCAGGGCCGGGTCGGCGCGGCTGTCGGAACAGGCCACGACCAGGGTGTGCGGCTTCTGGCCGTTGGCGGCCAGGGCCTCGTATTCAGCGTGTTCGGACGGCCACCTGTTCGCGCGGAAGCGATGGTAGCCCTTGGTCAGCTCGGAGATCATGAGATCGTTCCTAAACCCGCAACGCTCGGTCGCTCAACCCGGAATCTTCGTCTCTCATGACTTGTGAAAGAAGCCGTGGATGCGTTCGGCCAGAGCGTGGCTGACCCCGTCCACCTTGGCCAGGTCGGCGACAGAGGCGCGGCTGACCCCCTTGGCCGAGCCGAAGGCGTGCAG
Above is a window of Brevundimonas naejangsanensis DNA encoding:
- a CDS encoding carbonic anhydrase; protein product: MISELTKGYHRFRANRWPSEHAEYEALAANGQKPHTLVVACSDSRADPALIFDTAPGELFVVRNVANLVPPYEPDGKLHGVSAALEFGVNVLKVRHVVVMGHASCGGVNAMLNGAPANCQDFVAPWVEQAAPSVRRAVQALPDDQVECAAEEAVVRLSLDNLRTFPWIAEKEAAGELKLSGLHFGIALGILSKLTGPGRFERLD